A region of Pseudomonas putida DNA encodes the following proteins:
- a CDS encoding DUF2591 domain-containing protein yields the protein MTDLIEVRTAEMVGEQLAWAVGKAEGLEVLLAPPIYGNPWRVFVHYTGEVTIRDARYNPHESWAVGGPLLPKHRIGFGLYPNAYFACTGVNDDAGEASGPTHLVAACRAIVAAKLGDTVQVPKELCQ from the coding sequence ATGACCGACCTGATCGAAGTGAGGACGGCCGAGATGGTCGGTGAGCAGCTGGCCTGGGCGGTGGGCAAGGCTGAGGGCCTAGAGGTTCTCCTCGCCCCGCCCATCTACGGCAACCCGTGGCGGGTGTTCGTCCACTACACCGGCGAGGTCACCATCCGCGATGCGCGCTATAACCCACACGAAAGCTGGGCAGTAGGCGGCCCGCTTCTACCAAAGCACCGCATCGGCTTCGGGCTTTATCCGAATGCCTATTTTGCCTGCACCGGGGTGAATGACGACGCGGGCGAAGCGAGCGGGCCGACTCATCTGGTAGCCGCCTGCCGCGCAATCGTCGCCGCCAAACTCGGCGATACCGTCCAGGTGCCGAAGGAGCTGTGCCAATGA